Proteins found in one Triticum urartu cultivar G1812 chromosome 4, Tu2.1, whole genome shotgun sequence genomic segment:
- the LOC125553986 gene encoding blue copper protein-like — MHAMSYLVATSMAVGLLLGAVSPTVKAASANATASRNTTASALPPFGTNHTVGDGAGWLFDGKANASAANYSAWAANRTFYLGDYLSFRTRTDNTVVHTTNATVYKLCGYDGGASGGGWKAEEAFLTVMLAAEGPNYFFSDAGEGEHCRRGMRFDVTVARGRGLPQIPPSYYEPLSGGTAGRGLGEVVPMWVAVNVGFAVLLML; from the exons ATGCATGCCATGAGCTATCTTGTAGCAACGTCCATGGCAGTAGGATTACTCCTCGGTGCCGTCTCCCCAACAGTCAAGGCAGCTTCAGCCAATGCGACGGCGAGCCGGAACACGACGGCGTCGGCACTGCCACCGTTCGGCACGAACCACACCGTCGGCGACGGTGCCGGGTGGTTGTTTGACGGCAAGGCGAATGCCTCGGCGGCCAACTACTCGGCCTGGGCAGCCAACCGCACCTTCTACCTCGGCGACTACCTCA GCTTCAGGACCCGCACGGATAACACGGTCGTGCACACGACCAACGCTACGGTATACAAGCTCTGCGGCTACGACGGTGGTGCCAGCGGTGGCGGGTGGAAGGCCGAGGAGGCCTTCTTGACGGTGATGCTAGCTGCGGAGGGCCCAAACTACTTCTTCTCGGACGCCGGCGAGGGGGAGCACTGCCGGAGGGGGATGCGGTTCGACGTCACTGTGGCGCGCGGCCGCGGCCTCCCACAAATACCACCGTCGTACTACGAGCCCCTGTCCGGCGGGACGGCAGGGAGGGGGCTCGGCGAGGTGGTGCCCATGTGGGTTGCTGTGAACGTTGGCTTTGCTGTTTTGCTGATGCTGTGA